Within Bradymonas sediminis, the genomic segment ATCTAGGCACCAAAAAGTTGAGATGCTCGACGTGGCGGCGCACGCCCAGCGCGTCGACCTGCGCGCCCAGGTCGCCTGTGTTGGGGTCGAAGCGCTCAAGCAGCAGCTCCTGGTGGGCCAATTGCGCCTCGAAGCTCAGCTTCACCAGCCCGGCCAGCCCCTCGGGGAAGACCTCTTTTAAGAACGCGCTGGCCTGCTCGGCCACCGCGTCCTCGCCCACCGCCTGCCCTTGGGCGACCGCGTGCACGCCGGCCCAGACCGCGTCGATCTCGCGGTCGAGCTCGGCCGCCCCGCCGCGCGCCGTCGTGGCGAAGCTCTTGCCCTGGCGGTACGTCATCTCCATGCGCAGGCAGGCCTCATCGGCCGCGATCGCCCGGTCGCAACGCGCCACGATCGCCGCCTCGCCCAACCCCTCAGCCACCCGCCGCATCGCCTTGAGCGCAAAAATACGCCGCCCGGTCGGCAATTGACGGCTATTCAAATAATCAAACGTTCGGTGCTCCATAGTCTCGCTCCTCCCATCGAATGGGACGCAAAAAAGGTAGTCAGCGGCCGACGAGCCCACGCTCGCCGACCCGGCATCACACGTCTTCCCAGCGATACTGCGTTGTGGAAATAGGAGGCCACGGTACTACGGATTTGATTTGTGTGTATAGGGGTGAGTGGGAGAAACCGTAAAAGCATGAGACCCCGGCCAGCTTGTCTGGCCGGTGAATGAGACTGACGGCCAAGCCAACCGCGCCCAGCGCGCAGACCCCGGCCAGCTCGCCTGGCCGGTGAATGAGACTGACGGGCAAGCCAACCGCGCCCCGCGCGCAGACCCCGGCCAGCTCGCCTGGCCGGTGAATGAGACTGACGGCCAAAAGACTGGTGGCCAGTCTCGTTCGACACGGCCCATGTTGGCGGGTAGAATCGCGCATCTCGTCACTCAAAGGGCGAACTCACCACGAAGCATGGAGGATCGATGAGCATTCCCCACAAAGCAAAGATCATCGCGCATCTGCAGGCGGAGTTTGGGAGCCTGATGGCTATCTACGCCTTTGGCAGCCGCATTCAGGGCACCGCCACCCCCACGAGCGACCTGGACCTGGCCATCTTGGTGGAGGGCAAAGCCGACCCGCTCGCGTTGTGGAACGCCTCAGCCGACCTGGGAATCCTATTGGACCACGATGTCGATCTATTGGATTTTCGGGCCGCCTCGACTGTCATGCAGGCGCGGATTTTGGACACCGGCGAGCGCTGGTGGGTGCGCGATGAGCAGGCGTCGATTTATGAGGCGTTTGTGCTGAGCGAAAAGCTTCGACTCAACGAATTGCGGGCGGGAATCCTAAAAGATATTCAAGAAAGCGGGCGAATCTATGGCGAATGATGTTCTCTACAATAAGGCCGCGACGATCGAGCGTTGCGTGGGTCGCGCGCGCGAAGAATACGAGGCCGATCCCGAGAGCTTTACGGACAATTACACCCGTCAGGACGCCGCTATTTTGAATATACAGCGAGCGTGCGAAGCGGCGATTGATATGGGAACGTTTTTGGTCCGACGTGAGCGGCTCGGCCTGCCACAGAGCGCGCGTGATGTGTTCACGCTGCTGGCCGAGGGTGGCTGGATTCCCAAAGAACTCGCCGAAGACATGAAGCGGATGGTCGGCTTTCGAAATATCGCGGTTCATGATTATCGCGCGATGCAAATTCCAATCGTCGTCGCGATTATTCGAGAGCATCTGGACGAGGTTTTGGCGTTTAGTGAGCTTTTGATTCAAGGAGAAC encodes:
- the mntA gene encoding type VII toxin-antitoxin system MntA family adenylyltransferase antitoxin, producing MSIPHKAKIIAHLQAEFGSLMAIYAFGSRIQGTATPTSDLDLAILVEGKADPLALWNASADLGILLDHDVDLLDFRAASTVMQARILDTGERWWVRDEQASIYEAFVLSEKLRLNELRAGILKDIQESGRIYGE
- the hepT gene encoding type VII toxin-antitoxin system HepT family RNase toxin, producing the protein MANDVLYNKAATIERCVGRAREEYEADPESFTDNYTRQDAAILNIQRACEAAIDMGTFLVRRERLGLPQSARDVFTLLAEGGWIPKELAEDMKRMVGFRNIAVHDYRAMQIPIVVAIIREHLDEVLAFSELLIQGEQKSD